In Simplicispira sp. 125, one DNA window encodes the following:
- a CDS encoding phosphoribosyl-ATP diphosphatase has protein sequence MSSSDTSTPFTEGALARLASVIESRKPVHGGDPEKSYVSRLLHKGPDAFLKKIGEEATEVVMAAKDVDHGADPAKIVYEVADLWFHTMIALAHYGLSPADVVAELERREGTSGIEEKALRKAVARAAQEAPHE, from the coding sequence ATGTCCTCTTCTGATACCTCGACTCCCTTTACCGAAGGCGCACTGGCACGCCTGGCCAGCGTTATCGAGAGCCGCAAGCCAGTCCATGGCGGAGATCCTGAAAAAAGCTACGTGTCCCGCCTGCTGCACAAGGGGCCGGACGCCTTCCTGAAAAAAATCGGCGAGGAAGCCACCGAGGTGGTGATGGCCGCCAAGGATGTAGACCATGGAGCCGACCCCGCAAAAATCGTCTACGAGGTGGCTGACCTGTGGTTTCACACCATGATCGCGCTGGCGCACTATGGGCTGAGTCCTGCCGACGTGGTGGCCGAACTGGAGCGCCGAGAGGGCACCAGCGGTATCGAGGAAAAAGCCTTGCGCAAGGCCGTTGCGCGTGCCGCGCAGGAGGCTCCCCATGAGTGA
- the yaaA gene encoding peroxide stress protein YaaA, translating to MMILLSPAKSLDYDTPVPADLPHTRPQFVAQSQQLIEILRQKSPQDIASLMKISDPLAALNVARYQAWSSRFSARNARQALLAFNGDVYEGLDARTLAAEDLAWAQQHLAILSGLYGVLRPLDWMQPYRLEMGTRLATPAGQTLYQFWGPRIALYLNACQQDEEAPVVLNLASQEYFKSVDRKQLRARVVECVFEDWKNGTWKIISFHAKRARGLMARHAITQRAATPRQLEDFAAEGYAHDIGASSPDRLVFRRRV from the coding sequence ATGATGATTTTGCTGTCCCCCGCCAAATCGCTCGACTATGACACCCCCGTCCCCGCCGACCTGCCGCACACGCGGCCGCAGTTCGTTGCGCAATCCCAGCAGCTCATCGAGATACTGCGACAGAAATCCCCACAAGACATTGCCTCGTTGATGAAGATCAGCGACCCGCTGGCCGCGCTGAACGTGGCGCGCTACCAAGCCTGGTCGAGCCGGTTCAGCGCCCGCAATGCGCGCCAGGCGCTGCTGGCCTTCAATGGCGATGTGTACGAAGGTTTGGATGCGCGCACGCTGGCCGCTGAAGACCTGGCCTGGGCGCAGCAGCACCTGGCCATTCTCAGTGGCCTGTATGGCGTGCTGCGTCCGCTCGACTGGATGCAGCCCTACCGGCTGGAAATGGGCACACGACTGGCCACCCCGGCAGGCCAGACGCTCTACCAATTCTGGGGGCCGCGCATTGCCCTGTATCTCAACGCCTGCCAGCAGGACGAAGAGGCACCCGTGGTGCTCAACCTGGCATCACAAGAATATTTCAAGTCGGTGGACCGCAAGCAGCTGCGCGCCCGGGTGGTCGAATGCGTGTTCGAGGACTGGAAAAACGGCACCTGGAAAATCATCAGCTTCCACGCCAAGCGTGCGCGCGGCCTGATGGCACGCCATGCCATTACGCAGCGCGCCGCCACCCCCCGCCAGCTCGAAGACTTTGCCGCCGAGGGCTACGCCCATGACATCGGCGCGTCCAGCCCCGATCGTCTGGTGTTCCGCCGACGGGTCTGA
- a CDS encoding S49 family peptidase, which produces MTESHQLPPNGSEQKNAATPDLWAQAATDTGAKNADAQAPGWERSVLEKLAFAALNEQRAARRWRIFWRLCWLAFFGALAWALMSSNMATSSSKSAPHTAVVDIKGEIASGADASAEYVVAALRSAFEDDGSKAVVLLINSPGGSPVQAGMINDEIVRLKAKHGKPVYAVVEETCASAAYYIAAAADDIYVDKASIVGSIGVLMDGFGFTGTMEKLGVERRLLTAGENKGFLDPFSPQTEKQRAYALAMLDQIHQQFIAVVKAGRGDRLKSTPDTFSGLFWTGQQAIELGLADQLGNLDYVAREIVKAEDIIDYTRHENVAERLAKRFGAAIGAGAVQAARSFMPQLR; this is translated from the coding sequence ATGACCGAGTCCCACCAGCTTCCTCCGAATGGATCTGAGCAAAAAAACGCTGCAACGCCCGATCTGTGGGCGCAGGCAGCTACTGATACAGGAGCAAAAAATGCAGACGCTCAGGCGCCGGGCTGGGAGCGCTCCGTCTTGGAGAAGCTCGCTTTTGCCGCGCTGAACGAGCAGCGAGCGGCGCGGCGCTGGCGTATTTTTTGGCGCTTGTGCTGGCTGGCATTCTTTGGAGCCCTCGCGTGGGCGCTGATGTCGAGCAATATGGCGACCTCGTCGAGCAAGAGCGCGCCGCACACGGCGGTGGTCGATATCAAGGGCGAAATCGCCTCTGGCGCCGACGCCAGCGCCGAATATGTGGTCGCCGCCCTGCGCAGCGCCTTCGAAGACGACGGCTCCAAGGCGGTGGTGCTGCTCATCAATTCGCCCGGCGGAAGCCCCGTGCAGGCGGGCATGATCAACGACGAAATCGTGCGTCTCAAGGCCAAGCATGGCAAGCCCGTGTATGCCGTGGTCGAGGAGACCTGTGCCTCGGCCGCCTATTACATTGCTGCCGCGGCCGACGACATCTATGTGGACAAGGCCAGCATTGTGGGCAGCATCGGCGTGCTCATGGACGGCTTCGGGTTCACCGGCACCATGGAGAAACTGGGTGTGGAGCGCCGTCTGCTGACGGCGGGCGAAAACAAGGGTTTTCTCGACCCCTTCAGTCCGCAAACCGAAAAACAGCGCGCCTATGCGCTGGCCATGCTCGACCAGATCCACCAGCAATTCATCGCCGTAGTGAAGGCAGGCCGGGGCGACCGGCTCAAGAGCACGCCCGACACCTTCAGCGGCCTGTTCTGGACGGGCCAGCAGGCCATCGAGTTGGGCCTGGCAGACCAGCTGGGCAACCTTGACTATGTGGCGCGTGAGATCGTCAAGGCCGAGGACATCATCGACTACACGCGCCATGAAAACGTGGCCGAACGCTTGGCCAAGCGTTTTGGTGCAGCCATCGGCGCCGGGGCCGTGCAGGCCGCCCGTTCGTTCATGCCGCAGTTGCGCTGA
- a CDS encoding HAD-IA family hydrolase — MSPIARPRRFDLIAFDWDGTLFDSTAIIVRSIQSAVRDVGGTVPSDSDAAYVIGMALNQALAHAAPDVPPEKYGDLNLRYRYHYARHQDDLSLFHGVLPLLGALRERGHLLTVATGKSRRGLDEALHSVQLRGVFDGSRTADETAGKPHPLMLHELMGEFDVAPERVLMIGDTTHDLQMARNAGCASLGVSYGAHAPDAFGALGPLYIAQSVADLHDWLAREG, encoded by the coding sequence ATGAGCCCTATTGCCCGTCCGCGCCGTTTTGACCTGATCGCCTTCGATTGGGATGGCACCTTGTTCGACTCCACCGCCATCATCGTGCGCAGCATCCAGTCTGCCGTGCGCGATGTCGGGGGCACCGTACCCAGCGACAGTGACGCCGCCTATGTGATTGGCATGGCATTGAACCAGGCCCTGGCCCATGCCGCACCCGATGTGCCGCCCGAAAAATACGGCGATCTCAATCTGCGCTACCGCTACCACTACGCCCGCCACCAGGACGACCTGAGCCTGTTCCATGGCGTGTTGCCTTTGCTGGGTGCGCTGCGCGAACGCGGGCACCTGCTGACCGTCGCCACGGGCAAGAGCCGCCGCGGCCTGGACGAGGCCTTGCACAGCGTGCAGCTTCGCGGGGTGTTCGATGGCTCTCGCACGGCCGACGAAACGGCGGGCAAGCCCCATCCGCTGATGCTGCATGAACTGATGGGTGAGTTCGACGTGGCGCCCGAGCGCGTGCTCATGATTGGCGACACCACGCACGACTTGCAGATGGCGCGCAACGCCGGGTGTGCCAGCCTGGGCGTGAGCTACGGCGCGCATGCGCCCGACGCCTTTGGCGCGCTGGGCCCCCTGTACATCGCACAATCGGTGGCCGACCTGCACGACTGGTTGGCCCGTGAGGGCTGA
- the queF gene encoding NADPH-dependent 7-cyano-7-deazaguanine reductase QueF (Catalyzes the NADPH-dependent reduction of 7-cyano-7-deazaguanine (preQ0) to 7-aminomethyl-7-deazaguanine (preQ1) in queuosine biosynthesis), whose protein sequence is MSSADQSPLGKASAYIDQYDASLLFPLPRAGKRAEIGITGNPPFMGADLWTAFELSWLNERGKPQVALAHITVPCETPNIIESKSFKLYLNSFNNTRFSGVEAVQARLRADLTEAAWRGAPQSASLGVRVLLPELFDREPVHELDGLNLDRLDLECKHYQPAPQLLRAAFDEAPVSEVLVSHLLKSNCLVTGQPDWGSVRIAYTGPQIEQEGLLQYIVSFRNHNEFHEQCVERIFMDLWTRCKPIKLEVYARYTRRGGLDINPWRTSHPMAPPPNVRTARQ, encoded by the coding sequence ATGTCCTCTGCAGACCAATCTCCCCTGGGCAAGGCGTCCGCCTATATCGACCAGTACGACGCCTCGCTGCTGTTCCCCCTGCCGCGCGCAGGCAAGCGGGCCGAGATCGGTATCACGGGCAACCCGCCTTTCATGGGTGCCGACCTGTGGACCGCGTTTGAGCTGTCATGGCTCAACGAACGCGGCAAGCCCCAGGTGGCGCTGGCACACATTACCGTGCCCTGCGAAACGCCGAACATCATCGAGAGCAAATCGTTCAAGCTGTACCTCAACAGTTTCAACAACACCCGCTTTTCCGGCGTTGAGGCCGTGCAGGCACGCCTGCGCGCCGACCTCACCGAGGCCGCGTGGCGCGGCGCACCGCAGTCGGCCAGCCTGGGCGTGCGGGTCCTGCTGCCCGAATTGTTTGACCGTGAGCCGGTCCACGAACTCGATGGCCTGAACCTGGACCGCCTCGACCTGGAATGCAAGCACTACCAGCCGGCACCGCAACTGCTGCGCGCCGCTTTCGACGAGGCGCCCGTGAGCGAGGTGCTGGTCAGCCACCTGCTCAAGAGCAACTGCCTGGTCACCGGCCAGCCCGACTGGGGCAGCGTGCGCATTGCCTACACCGGCCCGCAAATCGAGCAGGAAGGGCTGCTGCAGTACATCGTGAGCTTTCGCAACCACAACGAGTTCCACGAACAATGCGTGGAGCGCATCTTCATGGACCTCTGGACGCGCTGCAAACCCATCAAGCTGGAGGTGTATGCGCGCTACACCCGCCGGGGCGGGCTGGACATCAACCCCTGGCGCACCAGCCATCCCATGGCGCCGCCGCCCAACGTGCGCACGGCGCGGCAATAG
- a CDS encoding Rieske 2Fe-2S domain-containing protein, with amino-acid sequence MPNISDTIPLCPSADLQDGGMAVSFDVVYAGETCRAFAVRFQGAVHAYLNRCAHVPMEMDYQENRFFDDSGRWLLCATHGATYAPDTGTCVAGPCRGGLVKIALTESDGMVHWHTASHIQPIKF; translated from the coding sequence ATGCCGAACATTTCCGACACCATTCCCCTGTGCCCCAGTGCCGATCTGCAGGACGGCGGCATGGCCGTGTCCTTCGATGTGGTGTACGCAGGCGAAACCTGCCGCGCCTTTGCTGTCCGATTCCAGGGGGCTGTTCATGCCTACCTGAACCGCTGCGCACATGTGCCCATGGAAATGGACTACCAGGAAAACCGGTTTTTCGACGACAGTGGTCGCTGGCTGTTGTGCGCCACCCATGGCGCAACCTACGCCCCCGACACGGGCACCTGCGTTGCAGGTCCCTGTCGCGGTGGGCTGGTGAAGATCGCCCTCACCGAAAGCGATGGCATGGTGCACTGGCATACTGCGAGCCACATCCAGCCCATCAAGTTCTGA
- a CDS encoding patatin-like phospholipase family protein gives MPKPRKPQQRLNLALQGGGSHGALTWGVLDALLEDGGLDFEGISGTSAGAMNAVAMAHGFAHAAQEFSDPQEARQAGAALARATLARLWEGVGAMGSLVWGVPQAQALPGLSMMTPWLAPAQANPFDFNPLRRLLEREIDFERLSQPRKDGLQVFVCATNVRTGRGEIFSGARLSADAVMASACLPMVFKAVEIEGELYWDGGYSGNPALHPLIYQTESSDILLVQINPIEHLGIPDTVPEIMDRMNEVTFNASLLAELRAIEFVSRLLAQGKLDPQRYKDVRMHRIDGGALLADKGSASKARADLGFLRQLFELGRTAGQQWLAAHRQDLGVRASLNLAHNA, from the coding sequence ATGCCTAAGCCGCGCAAACCGCAGCAGCGGTTGAACCTGGCGCTGCAGGGTGGGGGCTCGCACGGTGCACTGACCTGGGGCGTGCTCGATGCCCTGCTGGAAGACGGCGGGCTTGATTTTGAAGGCATCAGCGGCACCAGCGCAGGCGCCATGAATGCTGTGGCCATGGCGCATGGCTTTGCGCATGCCGCCCAGGAGTTTTCTGACCCACAGGAAGCGCGCCAGGCAGGGGCCGCGCTGGCGCGGGCCACGCTGGCGCGCTTGTGGGAAGGTGTGGGAGCCATGGGCAGCCTGGTGTGGGGCGTGCCCCAGGCGCAGGCGTTGCCGGGCCTGTCGATGATGACCCCGTGGCTCGCTCCGGCGCAGGCCAATCCGTTCGACTTCAATCCTCTGCGCCGCCTGCTGGAGCGCGAAATCGATTTCGAACGGTTGTCCCAGCCCCGCAAGGATGGGTTGCAGGTTTTTGTCTGTGCCACCAACGTGCGCACCGGGCGCGGCGAGATTTTTTCGGGAGCACGGCTCTCGGCCGATGCGGTGATGGCATCGGCTTGCCTGCCCATGGTTTTCAAGGCGGTCGAGATCGAGGGGGAGCTTTACTGGGACGGTGGTTACTCTGGCAATCCCGCCCTGCACCCTTTGATCTACCAAACCGAGAGCAGCGACATCTTGCTGGTGCAGATCAACCCGATCGAGCACCTGGGCATACCCGACACCGTGCCCGAGATCATGGACCGCATGAACGAGGTCACCTTTAACGCCAGCCTGCTGGCCGAGTTGCGCGCTATTGAATTTGTGAGCCGCCTGCTGGCCCAGGGCAAGCTTGACCCCCAGCGCTACAAGGATGTGCGCATGCACCGCATCGATGGTGGCGCCTTGCTGGCAGATAAGGGATCGGCCAGCAAGGCGCGCGCCGACCTGGGCTTCTTGCGCCAGTTGTTCGAATTGGGCCGCACCGCGGGCCAACAGTGGCTGGCCGCGCACCGGCAAGACCTTGGGGTGCGCGCAAGCCTTAACCTCGCGCACAATGCATGA
- a CDS encoding histidine triad nucleotide-binding protein encodes MHDPNCLFCKIIAGQIPSRKVYEDEEIFAFHDIHPWAPVHFLMVPRMHIPSMAQVQPEHAGLLGRMMALAPRLALEQGCRPYPDGGFRTVVNTGMEGGQEVHHLHMHVLGGPRPWLKG; translated from the coding sequence ATGCACGACCCGAACTGCCTCTTCTGCAAAATCATCGCGGGCCAGATTCCGTCCCGCAAGGTGTACGAGGACGAGGAAATTTTTGCTTTCCACGACATCCATCCTTGGGCTCCCGTGCATTTTTTGATGGTGCCCCGGATGCACATTCCCTCCATGGCACAGGTGCAGCCGGAACACGCAGGCCTGCTGGGCCGCATGATGGCGCTGGCGCCCCGCCTCGCCCTGGAGCAGGGCTGCAGGCCTTACCCGGACGGGGGATTCCGCACCGTGGTCAACACCGGTATGGAAGGTGGACAGGAAGTGCACCACCTGCACATGCATGTCTTGGGCGGCCCGCGCCCTTGGCTTAAAGGCTAG
- the tatA gene encoding Sec-independent protein translocase subunit TatA, producing the protein MGTFSIWHWLIVLLIVVMVFGTKKLKNMGSDLGGAVKGFKDGMKDGGAAADDAATKSPAGQVGNQASADKTTIDVEAKQKS; encoded by the coding sequence ATGGGCACTTTTTCCATATGGCACTGGCTGATCGTGCTGCTGATCGTCGTCATGGTGTTTGGCACCAAGAAGCTCAAGAACATGGGCTCGGATCTCGGTGGCGCCGTCAAGGGTTTCAAGGATGGCATGAAGGACGGCGGTGCGGCGGCTGATGATGCGGCTACCAAGTCTCCCGCCGGGCAGGTGGGCAACCAGGCCAGCGCCGACAAGACTACCATCGACGTTGAAGCCAAGCAAAAGAGCTGA
- a CDS encoding RluA family pseudouridine synthase, producing MAPAVRMLDVDADSAGQRLDNFLMRHLKGVPKTHVYRIIRSGEVRINKGRATADTRVQAGDQVRLPPVRVSEKMAEKAERPAPAREFPLLLEDEHLIALDKPAGTAVHGGSGVSFGVIEQMRQARPQAKFLELVHRLDRETSGILLVAKKRSALTHLQDQFRERETGKTYLALVIGTWPANKKVIDTPLHKYLQPDGERRVRTTTVDDPDGMRSITLVKLRTSLPARPDQDLPTFSLLEVTIKTGRTHQIRVHLASQGHPIAGDEKYGDFDLNRRLPRHGLKRMFLHAWRLQFTHPASGERIELLAPLPPDLACFVPSIP from the coding sequence ATGGCACCCGCCGTTCGCATGCTGGACGTGGACGCTGACTCCGCGGGCCAGCGGCTGGATAATTTTTTGATGCGCCACCTCAAGGGCGTGCCCAAGACGCATGTCTACCGCATCATTCGCAGCGGCGAGGTGCGCATCAACAAGGGGCGCGCCACGGCCGATACGCGTGTGCAGGCAGGAGACCAGGTGCGCCTGCCGCCCGTGCGCGTGTCTGAAAAAATGGCCGAGAAGGCTGAACGCCCCGCGCCAGCGCGGGAGTTTCCTTTGTTGCTCGAAGATGAGCACCTCATCGCCCTCGACAAACCCGCCGGCACAGCGGTGCACGGTGGCAGCGGCGTGAGTTTTGGTGTGATCGAACAAATGCGCCAGGCGCGGCCCCAGGCCAAGTTTCTGGAGCTGGTGCACCGGCTCGACCGCGAAACCTCGGGCATCCTGCTGGTGGCCAAGAAACGCAGCGCACTCACGCACCTGCAGGACCAGTTCCGCGAGCGGGAGACCGGTAAGACCTACCTGGCGCTGGTGATCGGCACGTGGCCCGCGAACAAGAAGGTGATCGATACGCCGCTGCACAAATACCTGCAGCCCGATGGCGAGCGGCGTGTGCGCACCACCACGGTGGATGATCCCGATGGCATGCGTTCCATCACGCTGGTGAAGCTGCGCACCAGCCTGCCCGCACGGCCTGACCAGGATTTGCCCACGTTTTCGCTGCTGGAGGTCACCATCAAGACCGGGCGCACCCACCAGATTCGCGTGCACCTGGCCAGCCAGGGCCATCCGATTGCCGGGGACGAGAAATATGGCGACTTCGATCTCAACCGCCGTTTGCCCCGCCACGGCCTCAAGCGCATGTTTCTGCATGCCTGGAGGCTGCAGTTCACCCACCCTGCCAGCGGCGAGCGCATCGAACTGCTGGCGCCCCTGCCACCCGACCTGGCCTGTTTTGTTCCCTCTATCCCATGA
- a CDS encoding Rne/Rng family ribonuclease, with translation MKRMLINATQPEERRLAIVDGQKLLDYEIEIEGREQRKGNIYKAVVTRVEPSLEACFVDYGEDRHGFLPFKEIARQYFAAGVSPNQARINDVIKEGQELLVQVEKEERGNKGAALTTFVSLAGRYVVLMPNNPRGGGVSRRIEGEDRAELKEAMDQLEYPNGMSIIARTAGIGRSAPELQWDLNYLLKLWNAIDGAAQGGKGAFLIYQESSLVIRAIRDYFNNDIGDILIDTDDIYEQAQQFMAHVMPEHAARVKRYRDDAALFSRFQIEHQIESAYARTVQLPSGGAIVIDHTEALVSVDVNSARAIKGGDIEETATRTNLEAADEVARQMRLRDLGGLIVIDFIDMEESKNRREVESRLRDALRQDRARVQFGTISKFGLMEMSRQRLKPALSEGSSIPCPRCGGSGHIRDTESSALQILRIIQEESMKDNTAAVHCQVPVEVASFLLNEKRTEIAKIELKQRVAVLMVPNKALETPNYKLERLKHDDPRLDHVQASYTLAEEVEDPTAVTRRSQEPTNKQTPVIKGVLPDAPAPQAAPRTEAQAEARAPRAPQRQAAAAPQPAPARAPVAPQEQGFFAWLKGLFGMGDPPAAAPAPTPAPAAETPAREPRRDGRGGDSRGRRGERNGSRDGNRDVNGRDGNREASGRDGAADGRGRRGERSERPSEARSTEGGGRPPRDGNREGGRGRRDGAEARPAADAPTQTAPQGPDAADSENRNEARGDRAPRNGNGGRERQPRGEGRERQPRSEGRERQPRAQESQPSNAPADFADTAPLALLPDLDLTGNDMPSAAAQADTGETRTRRSRDRYGRDRQRGERGEPRRDGQEAPPAPAAEGMMDFELPGQPVQAAPSDNSRRSYFAPAATAPQAAEPAPTQAPAPVAAAPAVAAPAPAMPAPAPAMAAPVPAPVAPPAAPVAAPAAAPVAASNGALPVVAPFVLPIDEMQQVAQGSGLQWVQSDADKVAAIQAAIAAEPRPIHVPRVRPPAVVLDDGPLVLVETRRDLRDMQLPFDQPPSA, from the coding sequence ATGAAGCGGATGCTGATCAACGCCACGCAGCCTGAAGAACGGCGCCTGGCCATCGTCGATGGACAAAAACTCCTCGACTACGAAATCGAAATCGAAGGGCGCGAGCAGCGCAAGGGCAACATCTACAAGGCCGTTGTCACGCGCGTCGAGCCTTCGCTGGAGGCCTGCTTTGTCGACTACGGTGAAGACCGCCACGGTTTCTTGCCGTTCAAGGAAATTGCCCGCCAGTATTTCGCCGCCGGCGTCTCGCCCAACCAGGCACGCATCAACGACGTCATCAAGGAAGGCCAGGAACTGCTGGTCCAGGTGGAAAAAGAAGAACGTGGCAACAAGGGCGCCGCCCTCACCACCTTCGTGAGCCTGGCCGGCCGCTATGTGGTGCTGATGCCCAACAACCCGCGTGGCGGTGGCGTAAGCCGCCGCATCGAGGGTGAGGACCGCGCCGAACTCAAGGAGGCGATGGACCAGCTCGAATACCCCAACGGCATGTCCATCATTGCGCGCACCGCCGGTATCGGCCGCAGCGCGCCCGAGCTGCAGTGGGACCTGAACTACCTGCTGAAATTGTGGAACGCCATCGACGGCGCTGCCCAGGGCGGCAAAGGCGCTTTCCTGATTTACCAGGAATCGAGCCTCGTCATCCGCGCCATCCGCGACTACTTCAACAACGACATCGGTGACATCCTCATAGATACCGACGACATCTACGAACAGGCGCAGCAGTTCATGGCGCACGTCATGCCCGAGCATGCCGCCCGCGTCAAGCGCTACCGCGACGACGCCGCCCTGTTCTCGCGCTTCCAGATCGAGCACCAGATCGAGTCGGCATACGCCCGCACCGTGCAACTGCCCTCGGGCGGCGCCATCGTCATCGACCACACCGAAGCGCTGGTCAGCGTGGACGTAAACTCGGCCCGCGCCATCAAGGGCGGCGACATCGAGGAAACCGCCACCCGCACCAACCTGGAAGCCGCCGACGAAGTGGCCCGCCAGATGCGCCTGCGCGACCTGGGCGGCCTGATCGTGATCGACTTCATCGACATGGAGGAGAGCAAGAACCGCCGCGAGGTGGAGAGCCGCCTGCGCGACGCCCTGCGCCAGGACCGCGCCCGCGTGCAGTTCGGCACCATCAGCAAGTTCGGCCTCATGGAAATGAGCCGCCAGCGCCTCAAGCCCGCATTGAGCGAAGGTTCCTCCATCCCCTGCCCGCGCTGCGGTGGCTCGGGCCATATCCGCGACACCGAATCGTCGGCGCTGCAGATCCTGCGCATCATTCAAGAAGAATCGATGAAGGACAACACCGCCGCCGTGCACTGCCAGGTGCCGGTGGAAGTGGCTTCGTTCCTGCTGAACGAAAAGCGCACCGAGATCGCCAAGATCGAGCTCAAGCAGCGCGTGGCCGTGCTGATGGTACCCAACAAGGCACTGGAAACACCCAACTACAAGCTCGAACGCCTCAAGCACGACGACCCACGCCTGGACCATGTGCAGGCCAGCTACACGCTCGCCGAAGAAGTGGAAGACCCCACCGCCGTGACACGCCGCTCGCAGGAGCCGACCAACAAGCAAACCCCGGTGATCAAGGGCGTGCTGCCCGACGCCCCGGCACCACAGGCCGCGCCCCGCACCGAAGCACAGGCCGAGGCCCGCGCTCCGCGCGCTCCCCAGCGGCAAGCCGCTGCTGCACCCCAGCCGGCTCCGGCACGTGCCCCGGTGGCCCCCCAGGAGCAGGGCTTCTTTGCCTGGCTCAAGGGCTTGTTCGGTATGGGCGACCCCCCTGCCGCAGCCCCCGCACCGACCCCAGCACCCGCTGCAGAAACCCCAGCCCGCGAGCCGCGCCGTGATGGACGTGGCGGTGATAGCCGAGGCCGCCGTGGCGAACGCAACGGCAGCCGTGATGGCAACCGCGACGTGAATGGCCGCGATGGCAACCGCGAAGCCAGTGGCCGTGATGGCGCTGCCGACGGCCGTGGCCGCCGCGGTGAACGCAGCGAGCGCCCATCGGAAGCACGCTCCACCGAGGGTGGTGGTCGTCCGCCCCGCGACGGCAACCGCGAAGGTGGCCGTGGCCGCCGCGACGGTGCCGAAGCACGCCCCGCAGCCGACGCTCCAACGCAGACAGCCCCCCAAGGCCCGGACGCGGCAGACAGCGAAAACCGCAACGAGGCACGCGGTGATCGCGCGCCCCGCAACGGCAATGGTGGCCGCGAGCGCCAGCCCCGTGGTGAAGGCCGCGAGCGCCAGCCCCGCAGTGAAGGCCGTGAACGCCAGCCCCGCGCCCAGGAAAGCCAGCCCAGCAACGCACCGGCGGATTTTGCCGATACCGCTCCACTGGCACTGCTGCCCGACCTGGACCTGACAGGCAATGACATGCCCTCCGCAGCGGCGCAGGCCGACACTGGCGAGACCCGCACCCGCCGCTCGCGCGACCGTTATGGCCGTGACCGTCAGCGTGGCGAACGTGGCGAGCCGCGCCGCGATGGACAGGAAGCGCCGCCAGCACCCGCAGCGGAAGGCATGATGGACTTCGAGTTGCCCGGCCAGCCGGTTCAAGCAGCTCCCTCGGACAACAGCCGCCGCAGTTACTTTGCACCCGCAGCCACAGCACCCCAGGCCGCTGAGCCAGCACCAACCCAGGCACCGGCACCAGTGGCCGCAGCCCCTGCGGTGGCAGCACCTGCACCGGCCATGCCAGCACCAGCCCCCGCGATGGCAGCACCCGTGCCAGCACCCGTGGCTCCTCCTGCGGCACCGGTCGCAGCACCGGCTGCAGCACCAGTGGCCGCCAGCAATGGCGCCCTGCCGGTCGTCGCGCCCTTCGTGCTGCCGATCGATGAAATGCAGCAAGTGGCCCAGGGCTCCGGCCTGCAGTGGGTGCAGTCGGACGCTGACAAGGTCGCCGCCATCCAGGCCGCCATTGCCGCCGAACCACGCCCCATCCACGTGCCCCGCGTGCGTCCACCGGCCGTGGTGCTAGACGACGGCCCGCTGGTGCTGGTGGAAACCCGCCGCGACCTGCGCGACATGCAGCTGCCGTTCGATCAGCCGCCAAGCGCCTGA
- the hisI gene encoding phosphoribosyl-AMP cyclohydrolase codes for MNWLNEVKWDAQGLVPVIAQEKGTGDVLMFAWMNREALQKTAELGRAVYFSRSRGKLWFKGEESGHVQTVHEIRVDCDQDVVLLQVTQQGHEPGIACHTGRHSCFFRVLQGDAWQSVDPVLKDPQSIYK; via the coding sequence ATGAACTGGCTCAACGAAGTGAAATGGGACGCACAGGGGCTGGTCCCCGTGATTGCGCAGGAAAAAGGCACGGGCGACGTGCTCATGTTTGCCTGGATGAACCGCGAGGCGCTGCAAAAAACCGCAGAGCTGGGCCGGGCTGTGTATTTCAGTCGGTCGCGCGGCAAGCTGTGGTTCAAGGGCGAGGAGTCCGGCCACGTGCAGACCGTGCACGAAATTCGCGTCGACTGCGACCAGGATGTGGTGCTATTGCAGGTGACGCAGCAGGGCCACGAGCCTGGCATCGCCTGCCACACCGGGCGGCACAGCTGTTTTTTCCGTGTTTTGCAGGGCGACGCCTGGCAGAGCGTCGATCCGGTCTTGAAAGACCCGCAATCCATCTACAAATAA